GTCCACGGTCTCGACGCCCACGGTCGCCTGGGTGAGACCGCGTACGCGACCGCCGAGGGCATGGAGACCGTCGGGATGGGTGCCCGCGAGCAGGCCGGCGATGGGCAGGCTGTTGGTGAACAGGGTGAGCCTCCGATCGGGTGCGGTCGCCTCGGCCGCGCGGTACGTGGTGGTGCCGGCGTCGAAGAGCACCGAACCGCCGTCGGGCGGCAGGAACCGGATGGCCGCGCGGCCGATCGCGGTCTTCTGCTCGATCTGGCTCGACTCTCGTTCGTCGATCCCGAGCTCGCCGAGGGTGCGCATGATCTCGGCGCGTACGGCGCCGCCGTGGACCCGCTGGAGATGTCCGGCGCGTTCCAGTACCGCGAGATCGCGTCGGACGGTCTCGCTGGTGACGTCGAATTTCTCGGCGAGCGCGGCCACGGATGCCCGCCCCGCGAGGCGCACCTCGTCGACGATCGCCTGTTGTCTCTCCTCGGCGTACACACGGCTCCGATCTCCGGTTTCGACCACCCCGCTTGTTGAGGCGTGTGGGATTGGATGTTGTAGTTACTGTGTTTACGCCTGTTTGTGTTGACAAGTCAAGCACTTTTTGTAACGGTGGTCACATCGGTAGTCGAATGAGAGGCAAGACGATGGCGCAGATCCTGACGGGAACCCCGGTGGTCGGCGGGTTGGCCCACGGTCCCGCGCTGTGGCCGGGCGAGCGACCCGATCACTCGCCGGAGAAGCTCGGCGTCGGTGTGGAGATCGCCGAGGAACGGCGCGCCGACGAGGTCACGCGCTTCGCCACCGCGGCCGGCGCCGTCGCCGCGCGGCTGCGCACGCGCGCGTCGCAGAACACCGGGGTGACGGCCGAGGTGCTCGCCGCGACGGCGGGCCTGGCCGAGGACCGCGGCTGGATCGGTGCCGCGACCGCGCTCATCGGCAAGGGCGCCCCCGCCGAGGCCGCTGCCGTCGCGGCCACCGAACAGTTCGCGGCGGTGTTCACCAAGCTCGGCGACTGATGGCCGAGCGGGTCACCGATCTCAACGACGTGCGCGACCGGGTCCTCGCCGAACTGCTCGGCCTACCCGAACCTGGTGTGCCCACTCCGGAGGTGCCGTCGGTCCTGCTCGCCGACGACCTCGCGCCCGCCGACACCGCGGGCCTCGACCCCACGAGCACCATCGCCCTCGTCACCCGCCTCGGCGGACCGACCAGCCACACCGCGATCATCGCGCGCCAGCTGGGGATCCCGTGCGTGGTGGCGGTGGCCGACCTGGACGAGATCGAGCCCGGCACAACCGTTCTCGTCGACGGCAGCACCGGGCGAATCGAGGTGGAGCCCGATGCGGAGGCGGCCCGGGCTCGCGTCGACGAGGATCGGCGGCATGCCGCACTCGTCGCCGGCTGGACCGGTCCGGGGCAGACCGCCGACGGGGTGGCCGTGGCGGTGCTCGCCAACGTCGCCGACGGATCGTCGGCACGCGCCGCGGCCGGGTACCCCGTCGAGGGCGTCGGGCTCTTCCGCACCGAACTCGCGTTCCTCGAGCGTGCCGACGAACCGTCGGTGGACGAGCAGGCCGCGATCTACCGGGAGGTGCTCGATGCGTTCGACGGGCAGAAGGTGGTCATCCGCACCCTCGACGCCGGGTCCGACAAACCGCTCCGGTTCGTGACCCATCCCGACGAATCGAACCCAGCGCTCGGCGTGCGGGGCGATCGGATCGCGTTGGCGCACCCCGAGATCCGCGCGCATCAGCTCGACGCGATCGCGCAGGCCGCGTCGGGGTCGGCCGTCGCGCCGTGGGTCATGGCGCCGATGATCGCCTCGCCGGCGGAGGCGCGCACCTTCGCCGCCGAGGTCCGCGGCCGTGGTCTGGTCGCCGGGGTGATGATCGAGGTGCCCGCGGCGGCGATCCTGGCCGAAGCCGTCCTCGCCGAGGTGGACTTCGTGTCCATCGGCACCAACGATCTGACCCAGTACACGATGGCGGCCGACCGGATGTCGGCCGATCTCGCCGGACTGACCGACCCGTGGCAACCGGCCGTGTTGAGCCTCATCGCGGGTGTCGCGGCAGCGGGTGCACGGCAGGGAAAGCCGGTCGGGGTGTGCGGCGAGGCCGCCGCCGATCCGAACCTCGCCTGCGTGCTCGTCGGTCTCGGGGTCACCTCGCTGTCCAGCGCGCCGGCTGCTGCCGCGGCCGTGGGGGCCCGGCTCGGCGAGGTGTCCGCACCGGACTGTCGGGCCGCCGCCGAGGCCGCCCTGGCCACCTCGGATCCCGCCGCGGCGCGCGAGGCTGCCGCGGCGGTGCTCGACGGTTCGGTCGGTGGAGAGGTCAGACTCGCCGCATCACGGTGACGACCTTGCCGAGGATGACGGCATCGTTGCCCGGGATCGGATCGAACAGTTCGTTGTGCGGCATGAGCCAGACGTTGGGGCCCTGACGCTTGAAGGTCTTCACGGTGGCCTCGCCGTCGATCATGGCCGCGACGATGTCGCCGTTGTCGGCGACGTTCTGCTGCCGGACCACGACCCAGTCGCCGTCGCAGATCGCGGCGTCGATCATCGACTCGCCGACGACGCGCAACAGGAAGAGCGATCCCTCGCCGACCAGCTCACGGGGCAGGGGGAAGACGTCCTCGACGGCCTCCTCGGCCAGGATCGGACCGCCGGCCGCGATTCGGCCGAGAACCGGCACGAAGGTCGGCTCGGGCAGCTGACCGGCCGACGGGGTGTCCGGCGACGGGGTGTCACTCGGGGCGATGTTGACCGCACGGGGACGGTTCGCGTCGCGCTTGAGCAGCCCCTTGCGTTCCAGCGTCCGCAACTGATGGGCCACCGACGACGTCGAGGCCAGGCCGACCTCGTCGCCGATCTCCCGGATGCTCGGCGGATAACCGCGCTCGCGCACCGAGCGGCGGATCACCTCCAGGACCCCGGCCTGTCGCGGGGTGAGTGAGGCCTCGGCGGCGGCGGCGTCGAACGGGGCCTCGTCGTCGGCGCCCCGCGCTCGGCCGCCCTATCGCCGGTGTCACTCATGTTCGGTTCCTCTCGTCTTCGGAACGTGCTGGTAGATGGCTTGCGCCGGGTCCGAGCCTAGCGGAGTGCGACCGGCACCTCAAACATTTGTTCGATGTGTCGCGAGACTTTGTCGGGACGTCGTGCTACAAATTCGAACATCAGTGCATCGAACATCTGATCTTTCGAACACCGACCGCCACACCCCGCACGATCCAGACACCAGAACACCGGAGGGCACCATGCGCACCGCCACTCTCGTCGCTCCCGTCCGCACCGACCGTCCCGACGCTGTCCGGCCCCCCACCGACCGCGCCGATCGGGTCCGGACGCGCGCCCCGCTGTCCGACGGCGGCCGCCCGATAGACAACCGGCCGGCCGGCACCCGACCGCGGGGTGCGTCGCCGGTGACCCCGCGGGTGGGCGGTACCCACTGTGGTTCTTCGGTCGGGGTGCGCGGGCGTGGCCCGGTCGGACCCGACGCGGCGGTGTTCCGTCGCCGCCGCCGCACCGCGGTCGCGCTCCTCGCCGGCGTCGGGCTGGCGTTCGTCGTGTGGGTGTTCGGTGTCGTGGGCCAGAACTACTCGGACTCGCTGACCCCGTCCGCCGTGAGTGCCGAGGTCGTCCACGTGCGCTCGGGGGACTCGCTCAGCTCGATCGCCGGCCGGGTGGCACCCGAGATGCCGCGCGAGGTCGTGATCGACGAGATCGTCGCGATGAACGATCTGGGGTCGAGCGCGCTGCAGGTGGGCCAGCCCCTGCTCACCCCCGGTACCGCTGAGGCCGGGCGGTATCCTCGATGTCACAGGGGCCGGCCGACAAGCGGCGGGGCGCACGCTTCGGGTGCGTTCCAGCGTCCCGCGACCTGCGTGAGGACACGATGCGCTGCCCCTTCTGCAAGAACGACGACACCAAGGTCATCGACTCGCGTGTCGCAGATGAAGGGCAGGCCATCCGCCGCCGTCGCTCCTGTGTGGAGTGCGGTCGCCGGTTCTCGACCGTGGAGAGCGCCGTGCTCGCGGTGGTCAAACGCAACGGCGTGACCGAACCGTTCAGCCGGGAGAAGGTCATGCGCGGCGTGCGGCGAGCCTGTCAGGGCCGCCACGTCGCCGAGGACGCACTCGCGCAACTCGCCCAGCAGGTCGAGGACACGGTGCGCGCCAGTGGATCGGCCGAGATCCCCAGCAACGAGGTCGGACTCGCGATCCTGGGCCCGCTCCGCGATCTCGACGAGGTGGCGTACCTGCGTTTCGCCTCGGTGTACCGGTCGTTCGACTCGGTGGAGGACTTCCAGCGCGAGATCGACGACCTTAAGGCGGCATCGGGTTCCGGGAGCGCGCTCGCCGAACCCGTGTCAGCCGAGTCGGTCCAGAGCTCGTAGGACCCGTTTTTCGGACACCGGGAACGCGGTACCGAGACGCTGGGCGAACAACCCCACGCGCAACTCCTCGACGAGCCACTGCGCTTCGTCGTCGACCACCGCCCGCCGGTGCTCGGGTACCTGTTCGAGGCGTTGGGCCCACCGTTCGACGACGCGATCGACGGCGGCCACCCCGGCCTGGTCGCGTGCCGCGGACGCGGGTAGTGCCTCCAGACGTGCTTGCGCGCCGTCGAGATAGCGCGGCAGATGCTCCAGGTGGCGTCGCGCGGTGGCCGCCACGAATCCGTCGAACACGAGGTGGGCGACCTGTTCGGCGACGTCGTCGGCAGCCAGCGAACCGGCGTGCCGGTCGATCGCCGCCCGCAGCGGGGCCATCCGTTCGAGGGCCGCGACGGCCAGCGAGAAGTAGTCCGGTGCGGCCGCGGCGACCCGTGGCCGGATCCGTTCGAGCAGCGCCGAGAAGGACTGTGGTGAGCGAACCGCGGCGAGCTCTGCGTCGTCGATGTCGGCGACCGTGTCCCGGGTCGCCCGGCGGGTGCAGTCGGCGAGCAGTGCCTCGATGGTCGAGTACGGGCTCTGGCTCAGGGCGAGTCGTTCGACCGGACTCAGCGAGCCGGCGATCCGCTTGTGCAGCGGAGGTATCGCGAGGTCGAGGAGGGCGACGATCCCGCGTCGCAGGAGGCGGTCCCGTGTCTCCGGGCTCGCCGCATCGACGACGACGACGCCCCGCGCGTGGCCCTTCTCGTCGGAGACCACGTCGATCGTCGGGTACCGGGTCAGCCGCTGCCCCGCGACATCGACCGTCGTCTGCTCGGCGAGCGAGCCGATCCCATCGGCGGTCCAGGTCTTATACAGGTTGCGCGACACCGTCTTCGGCGCCGCGGGCGTTCCGGTCTGCTGGAGTTCGGGCAACGAGTCGGCGCGGGCGACGATCCGTCCGGAGTCGTCGGCCACCGCGAAATGCATGCGCAGGTGCGGCGGTACCCGGTCGGTGTCGAAATCGCCTGCGGTCACCCGCATCCCGGTGATCGCCGAGAGCTCGCGCGCCAGCCCGATGGTGAGCGGCTCCTTGCGCGGGGTGAGCCGGCCGAGCGCGAGTTCGGCGAACCGCTGCGCGGGCGACATGCTCTTGCGGAGCTGTTTCGGCAGCGACTTGACCAGTGCGGTGGCCAGTTCGGCGCGCATGCCCGGGACCGACCAGTCGAAGCCGGCCGGTCGGACATGGGGGAGCAGTGCCTGCGGGATCACGACGGTGACGCCGTCGTCGGGTGCGCCCGGTTCGAACCGGTAGCGCAGTTCGAGTCGGGTGTCGCCCTGCTGCCAGGCGCCGGGATAGTCCGTCGGGGCGACGTCGGTGCCTCCCGTGACGTCCTCGGGGCGCAGATCCAGCAGATCCGGTTCGGCCCGGCGGGCCTTCTTCCACCAGGTGTCGAAGTGCCGAGCGGAGGTGACGTCGGCCGGTAGCCGCTGGTCGTAGAACTCGAAGAGCTGGTCCTCGGTGATCACCAGACCCCGGGTGCGCGTGCGGTTCTCGACGTCCGAGGCGGCCTCGAGAAGCTTGCGATTGCGGTCGAAGAAGGCGTGCTGCGTCCGCCAATCGCCCTCGACGAGAGCGTGCCGGATGAACAGCTCTCGCGAGACCACCGGGTCGATGGGGCCGTAGTCGACGCGCCGGCGGGCGACGAGCGGGACCCCATACAGGGTCACGCGTTCGTAGGCCATCGCCGCTCCGCGTTTCGCCGACCAATGCGGTTCGCTGTGGGTGCGCTTCACCAGATCACCGGCGAGTTTCTCGGCCCACAGCGGATCGATCCCGGCGACGGTGTGGGCGAACAGGCGCGACGTCTCGAGGACCTCGGCCGCCATGATGAAGGCGGGCGGCTTCTTGGCGAGCGGAGAGGCGGGGAAGATCGTCAGTGTGGTGTTGCGCGCACCGGTGAACTCGCGGCCCTCGGTGTTGCGGGCGGCGATGTTGCTGAGCAACCCGGACAGGATGGATCGGTGGACGGCGTCGGCGTCGAGTTCGGTGGGCGCGACCGACCAGTCGAGGTCCTTGACGATTTCGGTCAGCTGCCGGTGGAGGTCCTGCCACTCCCGGATGCGCAGGAAGTGGAGGTACTCCCGTTCGCACATACGTCGAAAGCGGCTGCCGGACAACTCCTTGCGCTGTTCGCCGAGGTACCGCCACAGCTCCACGTAGGACAGGAAGTCCGACTGCGGGACGACGAAGCGCCGGTGCTGGGCGTCGGCGGCCTCACGGTGCTCGGCCGGCCGTTCCCGTGGATCGGGGAGCGACATCGCGGCGGCGATCACGAGAAGGTGGTCGAGACAACCCAGTTCATGTCCGGCGATGAGCATCCGGGCGACCCGGGGATCGACCGGGATCCGCGACATCGACCGGCCGATCGGGGTCAGTCGCGGGGGCCCGCCCTCGCGCGGGACGGTGATGGCGCCGAGTTCGGTGAGAACACCCATACCGTCGCGGATCGCGCGGTCGTCGGGCGGCTGGACGAACGGGAACTCGGCGATCTCACCCAGTTTCAGCGAGGTCATCTGGAGGATGACCGCCGCGAGGTTGGTGCGCAGGATCTCCGGGTCGGTGAAGGCCGGCCGGGAGTCGAAGTCGTTCTCGCTGTAGAGACGGATGCAGACGCCCGGGGCGACACGACCGCATCGACCGGCCCGCTGCCGGGCACTGGCCTGTGAGACCGGTTCGATGGGAAGACGATTGACCTTGGTCCTGGTCGAGTACCGACTGATACGGGCGGTGCCGGTGTCGATGACGTAGCGGATGCCGGGCACGGTCACCGACGTTTCGGCGACGTTGGTCGCCAGCACGATCCGGCGTCCGCCGGAGGGGGAGAACACCTTCTGCTGCTCGGCGATCGACAGTCGCGCATAGAGCGGCACGATCTCGGCACCGGGACCCTTGCTGCCGCCGGTTCGTCGACGGAGCGCCTCGGCGGTCTCTCGGATGTCCCGTTCGGTGGGCAGGAACACGAGGATGTCGCCGCGGCCACCGGCCCACAGTTCGTCGACGGCGGCGTCGATGCCCTGGATCTGGTCGAGGTCGGCATGTTCGCCGCCGCCGGCGTCGTCCCCGTCGTCGGGGCGTTCCCGCAGGCTCAGCGGTCGGTACCGGATCTCGACCGGATAGGTGCGTCCGGATACCTCGATGACCGGGACCGAGGTCTTCGGCGTGCTGAAATGCCGTGCGAAGCGCGCCGGTTCGATCGTCGCCGAGGTGATGATCACCTTCAGATCGGGGCGTCGGGGCAGCAGGCGGCGCAGATAGCCGAGGATGAAATCGATGTTGAGGCTGCGCTCGTGGGCCTCGTCGATGATGAGGGTGTCGTAGCGGCGCAGCATGGGGTCGGTGGCGATCTCGCGGAGCAGGATGCCGTCGGTCATGACCCGGACGAGGGTGTCGGCGCCCGACCGGTCGGTGAACCGGACGGAGTAGCCCACCGCGTCGCCGAGTTCGGTGTCGGTCTCGTCGGCGATGCGCTTGGCGACCGAGCTCGCGGCGATGCGCCGGGGCTGGGTGTGCCCGATCGACCCGCGGATGCCACGCCCGAGTTCGAGGCAGATCTTGGGGAGCTGGGTGGTCTTGCCCGAGCCGGTCTCGCCCGCGACGACCACGACCTGGTGGTTGCGGATCGCCTCGGCGATCTCGTCGCGTGCGGCGGAGACCGGTAGTTCGTCGGGGAAGCGCAAAATCGGCACGGTCGCGCGCCGCCGGTCGAGACGGGCGCGTGCCTTGTCGACATCGGCGACCAACTGTCGCCACTTCGCGGCGTCCGGGCGCGCGGCGAGCCGGTCGATGCGACGACGCAACCGGTCGGCGTCGACGAGGCCCACGTCGTCGAGTGCGCGAAGCAGATCCGAG
The genomic region above belongs to Gordonia hongkongensis and contains:
- a CDS encoding DeoR/GlpR family DNA-binding transcription regulator; translation: MYAEERQQAIVDEVRLAGRASVAALAEKFDVTSETVRRDLAVLERAGHLQRVHGGAVRAEIMRTLGELGIDERESSQIEQKTAIGRAAIRFLPPDGGSVLFDAGTTTYRAAEATAPDRRLTLFTNSLPIAGLLAGTHPDGLHALGGRVRGLTQATVGVETVDALRRLRVTTAFIGTNGLSEAHGLSTPDPDEAAVKAAMVAAAQRVVVLADSSKMDREDLTSFAGLDDVDVLITDSGIDPAYSAALSARGVEVVIA
- the nrdR gene encoding transcriptional regulator NrdR gives rise to the protein MRCPFCKNDDTKVIDSRVADEGQAIRRRRSCVECGRRFSTVESAVLAVVKRNGVTEPFSREKVMRGVRRACQGRHVAEDALAQLAQQVEDTVRASGSAEIPSNEVGLAILGPLRDLDEVAYLRFASVYRSFDSVEDFQREIDDLKAASGSGSALAEPVSAESVQSS
- the hrpA gene encoding ATP-dependent RNA helicase HrpA; protein product: MSAPSSSPDPSPSPPDTAASDISRSDLLRALDDVGLVDADRLRRRIDRLAARPDAAKWRQLVADVDKARARLDRRRATVPILRFPDELPVSAARDEIAEAIRNHQVVVVAGETGSGKTTQLPKICLELGRGIRGSIGHTQPRRIAASSVAKRIADETDTELGDAVGYSVRFTDRSGADTLVRVMTDGILLREIATDPMLRRYDTLIIDEAHERSLNIDFILGYLRRLLPRRPDLKVIITSATIEPARFARHFSTPKTSVPVIEVSGRTYPVEIRYRPLSLRERPDDGDDAGGGEHADLDQIQGIDAAVDELWAGGRGDILVFLPTERDIRETAEALRRRTGGSKGPGAEIVPLYARLSIAEQQKVFSPSGGRRIVLATNVAETSVTVPGIRYVIDTGTARISRYSTRTKVNRLPIEPVSQASARQRAGRCGRVAPGVCIRLYSENDFDSRPAFTDPEILRTNLAAVILQMTSLKLGEIAEFPFVQPPDDRAIRDGMGVLTELGAITVPREGGPPRLTPIGRSMSRIPVDPRVARMLIAGHELGCLDHLLVIAAAMSLPDPRERPAEHREAADAQHRRFVVPQSDFLSYVELWRYLGEQRKELSGSRFRRMCEREYLHFLRIREWQDLHRQLTEIVKDLDWSVAPTELDADAVHRSILSGLLSNIAARNTEGREFTGARNTTLTIFPASPLAKKPPAFIMAAEVLETSRLFAHTVAGIDPLWAEKLAGDLVKRTHSEPHWSAKRGAAMAYERVTLYGVPLVARRRVDYGPIDPVVSRELFIRHALVEGDWRTQHAFFDRNRKLLEAASDVENRTRTRGLVITEDQLFEFYDQRLPADVTSARHFDTWWKKARRAEPDLLDLRPEDVTGGTDVAPTDYPGAWQQGDTRLELRYRFEPGAPDDGVTVVIPQALLPHVRPAGFDWSVPGMRAELATALVKSLPKQLRKSMSPAQRFAELALGRLTPRKEPLTIGLARELSAITGMRVTAGDFDTDRVPPHLRMHFAVADDSGRIVARADSLPELQQTGTPAAPKTVSRNLYKTWTADGIGSLAEQTTVDVAGQRLTRYPTIDVVSDEKGHARGVVVVDAASPETRDRLLRRGIVALLDLAIPPLHKRIAGSLSPVERLALSQSPYSTIEALLADCTRRATRDTVADIDDAELAAVRSPQSFSALLERIRPRVAAAAPDYFSLAVAALERMAPLRAAIDRHAGSLAADDVAEQVAHLVFDGFVAATARRHLEHLPRYLDGAQARLEALPASAARDQAGVAAVDRVVERWAQRLEQVPEHRRAVVDDEAQWLVEELRVGLFAQRLGTAFPVSEKRVLRALDRLG